Below is a genomic region from Candidatus Binatia bacterium.
TCGCCAACGGCGGCGCCTCGCTGATCGACTATCTGCTGCACAGCACGCACCAGCAAGACATCGTACAGATCTTCAGGGAGCTGCACGACCCGACGACGATCGCCATATTTGCCGTGTTCGCCATCCTCTTTGCGCCGTTTGCGGAGGAGACGTTCTTCCGCGTGTTCTTCTTCAACCTCGGCCTTCGGTACGCCGGCTTCTGGGGAGGCGCCGTGCTGAGCGGCGTGCTCTTTGGGATCGCGCACGGCGACGCGTACGCCGCGCTCCCGTTGGCGCTCGGAGGAATCGTGCTGTGCGCCGTCTACTATCGGACGCGCAACGCCTGGGCGTCGATGATCTCACACGCGCTGTTCAACTCGCTCTCGATCGTCGCGCTGCTCTTCGTGCCGAAGATCACGCAATGAGCTCGCGTGCGGCGTCCGCGACGGTGCGGGCGTCGATGGAGCGCGTCTCGACGTATCGAAGCCGGTGCGCGAGCGACGACGGCTTCGTCGCCGTCGCGGGCCGCCGATCGAACCCGCACTCGCGAACGTAGCGTCCGACGAGGTGAATCGCGCGCGGGTTGGGCTCGTCGTACCAATCGGGATGGTGCGCGAGCCATAGGCCGATCGTCGGAACGTCGCCGCGCGCCATCGTCAGGTGCAGCGGACCCGCCGGGATTCCTACAAAGAGATTGGTGCGGCCGGCGAGGGCTTTGTAGAGCCGCGCGAACGGTTCCGCGCCGCCGCCGAACAGCTCGCGAAATCCGGCGACGCCCTCGCCGAGTGGTTCGTCATCCATCGAAACGAAGCGCCAACGCGGCGACATCGCGCGCATCGCGGCGACGAACGCGCGGGCCTCCGATCCGTCACCCCAATTCTTGCGCGACGCCGTTACGCCCGTCCGCGAGATCACGCACAGCGGCGTGCCGGGCGCCGCGAGCCGCGCCAGGCGTTCGTCGACCAGCCGGCGCGTGGCCGCGGGGATCCCAAAGTCGATGGAGTTCGGCAGCGGCGCGGATAGATCGAGCGCCGCTAGCCGCTCCGGGGGTACCAGCAGGCGCGCCAGGTTGCGCGCCTTCGTGTGAAACGGATACGGCGTCCGGCCCTCCGTTTCCGGATAGTCGGTCCACAGCACGACGTCCGGCGCGAAACTGGTTACGCCTTGGTCGAGCGGCGCCGGGGCCTCCAGAGTCACGACGCGCCCGTCGCAGCGCTTCAGGCTGAGGCCCAGATGACGCG
It encodes:
- a CDS encoding type II CAAX endopeptidase family protein, with the translated sequence MNDSTSAISRDWPTRWPKDSFKSVWTWLLAGFIAFLFVAAFVAGLKTSRVPAVSPREFDALLLLQFALEGALVVLLLVALPALSKFSLRELGFRMPTAANVGTAILGAVGMVVVANGGASLIDYLLHSTHQQDIVQIFRELHDPTTIAIFAVFAILFAPFAEETFFRVFFFNLGLRYAGFWGGAVLSGVLFGIAHGDAYAALPLALGGIVLCAVYYRTRNAWASMISHALFNSLSIVALLFVPKITQ